The window GTATTCACCTTCAAACAGCACTGTCGCGCGAAGTTCATCTGAATGGTTGAGATAGTCACCCAGTGAATCACTGACTACTTCCAACTCTACTTTGTCGTAATAACGCCCCAGCACATAGCGCTGTACCGAGCTGACAGCCGCGTAGTGGTTAATCAGATCAACCATGCGTGGCGATGCAAAACGCTTGGCTTTCTCTAAGTCTCGCTCTTCATAAATCGCCTGATAAAATCCCTGAATGACTTCTGTTGGCGTTGCTGTATTTAAATCCACCGCTTCTTCGTCACTACAGCCCGCAAGGCTTATTAAAGCGCCAACCATTAATAGACCACTTAACAGTTTTTTCATTTTATTCTCCCTTTGCGATACCTTCCCTGCGTGGGTCAGCTGCGCCAATTAATTTGCCACTGTCAGTTATGGTTATACCATGCAAACCACTATTTAAATCAAGTACTTTGACGTTATGCCCTCGAGCTTCAAGCGCCTCTTTTAAGTTGCTGATGTCGCGCCCTTTCTCGAGCGATGTATAGTCATTTCGGTTGGTCACATGCCCCAGGTTGACAGCGTCCTGAATATCCATATTCCAGTCCAGAAGTCCCACCAGACTTTGAGTCACATAATTAATAATGCGACTACCGCCGGGTGAGCCTATGGCGTGCACCACCTGTTTACCTTCTTCATTAAGCACGATAGCCGGTGCCATAGAGCTACGCGGCCGCTTACCCGGCTCCACTCGATTGGCATACTTTTTCTCACCATCACCGGGGGCTAAGGAAAAGTCAGTCAGTTGGTTATTCAGCAAAAAGCCTCTCACCATAACGGTTGAGCCAAAGCCCATCTCAATACTGGTGGTCATCGACACCACATTACCTTCATCATCCACGATAGAAACATGACTGGTATTTGGCAATTCGTAAGCAATGTCCTGCTGGTATTTAGGCAGCAATTCGGTACCCGGTTGCGCTTTGCCTAAATCCAAATCAGTAATCAGCTTTGCCCGCTGAGCTAAGTAATTTTTATTCAGCATCGCCTCAACCGGAACTTCCACAAAGTCAGTATCAGCTATCCATTGGTTTCGATCCGCAAACGCTAACTTAGACGCTTGCGTAAACAGATGAACAAACTCTTCACTGTTCGGCTCTAAATTGCCAATTTCAAAGTTTTCCAACATACCTAAGGTTTGTTGCGTAGTAATACCGCCCGAGCTTGGTGGCCCCATACCGCAAACCTGATAAGCACGGTATTCGCTGCAGACCGGCTCACGCAGTTTCGCTTCGTAATTTGCCAAGTCATCTAAGGCTAACACGCCCGGTTCAATTGAGCTGTTTTGTACTGCCTCGACAATGTCTTTTGCTATTTCGCCTTGGTAGAAGACATCAACGCCTTGCGAGGCGATCAAACTCAGGCTATTGGCGTAGTCTTCATTTTTCAAAACTTGACCTGCTTTTAGCGGCTCACCGTTTGGAAAAAAGTAGTCACTAGCTACCGGCATTTTCTTAACACCGGGATTAATCTCCAGCTCGACCAATTTAGCAAGACGCGGCGATACCTCAAAACCTTGTTCCGCCAGCTTAATCGTGTCGTCAAACAAGCTGCCCCACTCTTTTTCACCCCACTTAGAATGGGCTAGCTCAAGCCCTCTCAAAATACCCGGGGTACCGACAGAGCGTCCACCAACAACGGCATCTATCCACTTAGCTGGTTTGCCGTTTTCATCCAGAAACAATGCTTCCGTCGCCGCCATTGGTGCTGTTTCCCGAGCATCAATGGAATACAGCTTTTTAGCCTCATTGTCCCAATATAAAATAAAGGCACCGCCACCAATACCGGACGACTGCGGTTCAACAAGACCCAGCATTGCCTGAACTGCAATAGCCGCATCCACCGCTGAGCCCCCTGCCTTTAAAACGTTATAGCCAGCCTCAACCGCATGCGGGTTGGCTGCTGCAACCATAAACTCGTCAGCTTTTACGGATTGTTTTTGTTGAAAGCCAGTCGCCGCCTCGGGCTCACGAACCTCCTGCTGTTGGGGTTGGCAGGCGCTAACAGCTAGTAACGCCGCCGCTAAAGCAGTAATGCGATATTTCATATAACCTCATTCATATTCACATTTAATTCCCCTATCATACGAAGCTGAGTTTGCCCACGCAATGAAAAGGAAGTTGGATGCACTATTTAAATCGATACTGGGTTGGTCTGGTTCTCATTTTAGCCATTTCTTGTTTTTTACAGCTTATGCCCGATTGGCATCAACAGCTCACATTCCACAGTGAAACCGTTATGTCACAGGGCTGGCCGCTAATTACCACCCACTTTATTCATTTAAACTGGACCCATGCCTTATTTAACTTTGCCGGGCTAGCATTGATTGTGGTTATTTGGCGGGAGTACTGGAATACGCGCTGGCTCGTCAATGCATTACTATTGAGTTCGGCTGCCACATCTCTCATTTTGTGGCTGCTGCCCTTTACGGTTATTTTTGTGGGTCTGTCCGGCGTACTGCACGGACTATTAGGCTATTGCTTAATTAAAGACATAAAAGCCGGAAAAAAGTGGATGTGGCTCATTGTTATTGCTCTCATCGGCAAAGTGGTTGTTGAGCTTTTAGGTTGGCAGCCCGACCATTTCGTGGGCCAGCACGTCAGCGTCATTCATGCAGCAGGGCTATTAACCGCTTTATTACTTTATAAACTAGAACGGCGCCGTATTAGCGACGCCGTTCCCCATAAAGATTAAGCGTTTTCGCTTACTTCAGGTTTTCCTCGAACAGTTTGAAAATACGACGGTATTCGTTCAGCCAGCTTTCTGGCTGACGGAAACCGTGTGGTTCAACCGGGTAAATAGCCGTTTCCCAGTCATCTTTCTTCAGTTCGATTAAACGTTGTACTAAGCGCACACTGTCCTGGAAAAACACGTTGTCATCAATCATTGGCGAGTTAATGAGCAACGCATCTTCAAGTCCTTCTGCGAAGTAGATCGGTGAGCTTTGGCGGTACGCAATGGTATCGTCCTGCGGCAGGTTCAGAATGTTGGACGTATAACCGACATTGTAGTGAGCCCAGTCCGTTACCGGTCGTAATGCAGAGCCAGCCTCAAACAGTCCGGGTTCTTTAAACAGCGCCATAAAGGTTAAGAAGCCACCATAGGAACCACCGTAGGTGCCAAGGCGGTCACCATCAACATTCAGGTTAGTTTCCAGGTAGCTCGCCACGTCGACTAAATCTTCTACTTCCGGCGTGCCCATTTGACGATAAATAGCCGTACGCCAGTCGCGTCCGTAACCTTTCGAGCCACGGTAATCAAGATCTGCAACCACGTAGCCGTGCTTGTTCAGCAGGCTATGGAACATAAACTCACGGAAGTAACCAGACCAGCCCATGTGCGCATTTTGCAAGTAGCCCGCACCGTGGATAAACACGACTGCTGGGTACTCCTCTGCACGCTCGGCATCAAAACCTTCCGGCGTGTATATACGCGTATAAATAGGTTCATCAACATGGCTAGACTCTACTCCGACAACGTCCGGCGCTGTCCAGTCAATGCTTAAGAACTTCTCAGACACCGTCTGGGTCATGCGCTCAGGTGCATCGCTGACGTTAGCCTCTTTATGATAAAGCTCCGGCGGCATCAATGGCGTTGAGTGCGTCAGAATCAGCTCGTCTGCTTGCGGGCTCAACTCAAACGCGGTCATACCATCTAAATCGGTCATAGCTTCCGGCTCACCGCTACCATCGGTTTTTACTCGGTAAACTTCGTAAATACCGGGGTGCTCAATGTTCGCCTGAAAATACAGGTACTCAGCGTCGTTGCTTAACTCCGCCGTTTCGACGACATAGTTGCCTTCAGTGAGCTGCTGAGTGTCGCCATTCAACGATTTAACATACAGATGCGAATAGCCATCGGCTTCAGACATAAACCATAAGCTACTGTCGTTTAACCAGCCAAACTCGTTATGGGTGTAGTTAATCCAGGCGTCATCGTGCAGGCGATCCTGTGGCACTAATTTTTTGCCGGCAAA is drawn from Idiomarina piscisalsi and contains these coding sequences:
- the ggt gene encoding gamma-glutamyltransferase; the encoded protein is MKYRITALAAALLAVSACQPQQQEVREPEAATGFQQKQSVKADEFMVAAANPHAVEAGYNVLKAGGSAVDAAIAVQAMLGLVEPQSSGIGGGAFILYWDNEAKKLYSIDARETAPMAATEALFLDENGKPAKWIDAVVGGRSVGTPGILRGLELAHSKWGEKEWGSLFDDTIKLAEQGFEVSPRLAKLVELEINPGVKKMPVASDYFFPNGEPLKAGQVLKNEDYANSLSLIASQGVDVFYQGEIAKDIVEAVQNSSIEPGVLALDDLANYEAKLREPVCSEYRAYQVCGMGPPSSGGITTQQTLGMLENFEIGNLEPNSEEFVHLFTQASKLAFADRNQWIADTDFVEVPVEAMLNKNYLAQRAKLITDLDLGKAQPGTELLPKYQQDIAYELPNTSHVSIVDDEGNVVSMTTSIEMGFGSTVMVRGFLLNNQLTDFSLAPGDGEKKYANRVEPGKRPRSSMAPAIVLNEEGKQVVHAIGSPGGSRIINYVTQSLVGLLDWNMDIQDAVNLGHVTNRNDYTSLEKGRDISNLKEALEARGHNVKVLDLNSGLHGITITDSGKLIGAADPRREGIAKGE
- the rrtA gene encoding rhombosortase codes for the protein MHYLNRYWVGLVLILAISCFLQLMPDWHQQLTFHSETVMSQGWPLITTHFIHLNWTHALFNFAGLALIVVIWREYWNTRWLVNALLLSSAATSLILWLLPFTVIFVGLSGVLHGLLGYCLIKDIKAGKKWMWLIVIALIGKVVVELLGWQPDHFVGQHVSVIHAAGLLTALLLYKLERRRISDAVPHKD
- a CDS encoding S9 family peptidase; this translates as MVKSRLVMAIGAALMAASCASTTPANETANTTNATAPQVQTLSADPLASAQGTAELTMEQIMADPDWMGRFPENAFWSMDGEHILFYQKREGSDIRDLMIINNAEGEASKVALSDYHLYVADEKEQSVAGNWLSYTYEGNVFARFGDGSVKQLTRDEARQHNLQAMTDGSLSYQQGNDFYVVDVNSGLTRQVASIKFEDAPKANEEPKDYLAKEEQQLIQYVQKERKAAEESFERQQQLQSQNSSLAPKPFYLDKSKELVQARLSPRGDKIIAAISEPNKWREDGDIMPNYINEDGRVSSERVRRRVADAQPDEDQLVILDLENHTDTALTYNTLPGWNEDVLADVKRENHEARGESYESEEKPRPIHLMADWGWENGAIQWNENGTELAVMLEAWDNKDRWIVTVDFAGKKLVPQDRLHDDAWINYTHNEFGWLNDSSLWFMSEADGYSHLYVKSLNGDTQQLTEGNYVVETAELSNDAEYLYFQANIEHPGIYEVYRVKTDGSGEPEAMTDLDGMTAFELSPQADELILTHSTPLMPPELYHKEANVSDAPERMTQTVSEKFLSIDWTAPDVVGVESSHVDEPIYTRIYTPEGFDAERAEEYPAVVFIHGAGYLQNAHMGWSGYFREFMFHSLLNKHGYVVADLDYRGSKGYGRDWRTAIYRQMGTPEVEDLVDVASYLETNLNVDGDRLGTYGGSYGGFLTFMALFKEPGLFEAGSALRPVTDWAHYNVGYTSNILNLPQDDTIAYRQSSPIYFAEGLEDALLINSPMIDDNVFFQDSVRLVQRLIELKKDDWETAIYPVEPHGFRQPESWLNEYRRIFKLFEENLK